One genomic segment of Desulfovibrio sp. UCD-KL4C includes these proteins:
- a CDS encoding DUF748 domain-containing protein, protein MLKELYIKWKNLDRKIRWGSILSTVFIVYTLIGFLLVPAILKSVIRSKLPELLSRPVEIKDVGFNPLTLDLHLEGFRIGKKSGEGNLFAFTTFDVNFDSFSLFRFSAIFDDLKICDPQIDVTVFPEGSSVSDLLSGSEGEDKAEKKSTGFFPFIVRDLSISNGTCKVYDDYRHFQHAISDLNLAVPFTSSLSRDSDEFVQPSLSMVINGTPFVLKGKTLPFKNTLYTEFNFTLEKADLGEYWVYLPIYNTTILKSGTLSADLNLTFDRNEDALSTVKLGGKFFVRDFDLVRKSKLPILKFKQLDIDIAEFGLLRRIFKINAVNLTDPFLKIALKPDGSPDILDIIPKSVSASQNATVETTLKGEDEKGPDFLAEIGSVSVTGGRVDFTDNSFGNGFTKIIGPISVTAENLSTEKGKAGTYSVNVGTEGDEIVKVDGSLGLIPLAVKGVASVTNLNVPDYQKYMEDSVPLAVTSGKISLGTNFNIVPDNNGLIRLEGTRLNVKDLALSPKSGGDPLISLGGFAASNGTIDVGEKSVVIDSVDFHKALIKLMRDRKGIDLIKLMEKHQQELDAKKASVVVGNGTAVSSKEVQPATEESSDKSDAGVWKVAINSVNLTDSSFDLVDKAATKKTTTDISELHGSIKGISFPENNPLSLTLEGVINKRGNLKVSGQGVLSPVKVTGDLFVRKLRLRDFNGYLPPEMQMNIARGHLDVSGQWTFDAEDKALATYKGKVQVKDLLLRDRKGDRQFFHLNEIAVRDIDFASDPLKVNVRLINVLSPEIFVDKEADGTFNISRIITGKLAVPVDEKVLEKQAEAAVSKVSVGGAGEPLAVDSINAASVANSTSAETSSSTSSDNFIFLNKIAMTNGTVLFKDHTVSPAFELDIAKMTSAVRGLELPNGKRTELSFNATLDQQAPLVAEGYLQPTEDGADTDLKVTLINLDMTQLSPYTRKYIAYPVSTGMLSADVGISLNGKVLSTNNVFDIYQFDVGKKVDSPDAPNIPIGLGLALLRDSSGNIRLDIPVEGNVDDPQFRLGRVIGSAILNILVKAVTSPFALIGAMIGGGEDMDVLVFEPGLAVPQDSSKSKIDSVAKAMKSRPGLKLEISGFTSPQDIPALEIAMFKRMVAKPKFLELESDGKAPASIDDVVISQEEYPEYLEEAYSEAPFEKPKNFLGMVESRPVPEMEQAIRDYIKVTDTDLAELARQRAEKIRIILTSDKGVEPERVFLKRAATGKGAGPRVELGLQD, encoded by the coding sequence ATGTTAAAAGAGTTATATATTAAATGGAAAAATTTGGACCGAAAAATTCGCTGGGGTTCGATTCTCTCTACAGTTTTTATTGTGTACACTTTAATCGGATTTCTTCTTGTTCCGGCTATATTAAAGAGTGTTATTCGAAGTAAATTGCCGGAGCTGCTTAGTCGTCCGGTTGAGATTAAAGACGTCGGGTTTAACCCGTTAACTCTGGACTTGCATCTCGAAGGATTTAGAATCGGCAAAAAAAGTGGTGAAGGGAATCTTTTCGCATTCACAACCTTTGATGTTAATTTTGATTCATTTTCACTCTTCAGGTTTTCCGCCATATTTGATGATCTTAAAATATGCGACCCTCAAATTGATGTAACTGTTTTTCCCGAGGGCAGCAGTGTTTCAGATCTTTTATCTGGATCAGAAGGTGAAGATAAAGCTGAGAAAAAAAGTACGGGCTTTTTCCCGTTTATCGTACGTGATCTTTCTATAAGTAACGGAACCTGTAAAGTTTATGATGATTACAGACATTTTCAGCATGCAATTTCAGATTTGAATCTTGCGGTGCCTTTTACTTCATCCCTTTCCAGAGACAGCGATGAATTTGTTCAGCCGTCGCTTTCAATGGTTATAAACGGTACTCCGTTTGTTCTAAAGGGTAAGACCTTACCGTTTAAAAATACACTTTATACCGAATTCAATTTCACTTTAGAAAAGGCTGATCTCGGTGAGTATTGGGTTTACCTACCTATTTATAACACTACTATTCTCAAAAGCGGAACCCTCAGCGCTGATTTAAATTTGACTTTTGATCGCAACGAAGATGCACTGTCTACAGTGAAGCTGGGTGGAAAGTTTTTTGTCAGAGACTTTGATTTGGTACGTAAAAGCAAGCTTCCAATTTTAAAATTTAAGCAACTTGATATTGATATTGCCGAGTTTGGACTTTTAAGAAGAATTTTTAAAATTAATGCTGTTAATTTAACTGATCCGTTTCTTAAAATAGCGCTTAAGCCTGATGGCTCTCCTGATATATTGGATATTATTCCCAAATCTGTTTCTGCCAGTCAGAACGCGACTGTTGAAACAACTCTAAAAGGAGAGGACGAAAAAGGTCCTGATTTCTTGGCTGAAATTGGAAGTGTAAGCGTTACCGGAGGACGTGTTGATTTCACAGATAACTCTTTCGGAAATGGGTTTACGAAAATAATAGGGCCGATTTCGGTTACGGCTGAAAATCTTAGTACAGAAAAAGGCAAGGCTGGAACTTATAGCGTAAATGTAGGGACTGAAGGCGATGAAATTGTAAAAGTTGACGGATCATTGGGGCTGATTCCTCTTGCTGTTAAAGGGGTTGCCTCTGTCACAAATCTAAATGTTCCCGACTATCAAAAATACATGGAAGATAGTGTTCCGCTGGCAGTTACATCCGGTAAAATTAGCCTTGGAACTAATTTTAACATAGTTCCTGACAATAATGGGCTTATTCGGCTGGAAGGCACAAGGCTGAATGTTAAAGATTTAGCCCTTAGCCCCAAAAGTGGAGGAGATCCCTTAATCTCGCTGGGAGGGTTTGCCGCTTCCAACGGAACTATAGATGTAGGGGAAAAGTCGGTAGTTATCGACTCAGTTGATTTTCATAAGGCTCTGATCAAATTGATGCGTGACCGCAAAGGGATTGATCTTATAAAGTTGATGGAAAAGCATCAGCAGGAACTTGATGCAAAGAAAGCTTCTGTCGTTGTAGGGAATGGTACAGCTGTATCCTCAAAGGAGGTCCAACCCGCAACGGAAGAAAGTTCTGATAAATCCGATGCGGGAGTCTGGAAGGTTGCGATAAATAGTGTGAATCTTACGGATTCGTCTTTTGATCTGGTAGATAAGGCTGCAACGAAAAAAACAACAACCGACATCAGCGAACTGCATGGTTCCATCAAAGGAATAAGTTTTCCTGAGAACAATCCTCTAAGCCTCACCTTGGAAGGTGTTATTAATAAAAGAGGGAATTTAAAAGTCAGTGGGCAAGGTGTGCTGTCACCTGTGAAAGTTACGGGAGATTTGTTTGTCCGTAAGCTGAGGCTGCGTGATTTTAACGGCTATCTGCCGCCTGAAATGCAGATGAATATAGCGCGCGGACATCTGGATGTGTCTGGTCAATGGACTTTTGATGCAGAAGATAAAGCTTTAGCGACATATAAAGGTAAGGTGCAGGTAAAAGATCTGCTTTTGCGTGATCGCAAGGGTGATCGGCAGTTTTTTCATTTAAACGAAATAGCTGTTAGGGATATAGATTTCGCATCTGATCCTCTTAAGGTGAATGTGCGACTTATAAATGTGCTTTCTCCTGAAATCTTTGTTGATAAAGAAGCTGACGGAACATTTAATATCTCCAGAATTATCACAGGTAAGCTTGCAGTTCCTGTTGATGAAAAAGTTTTGGAGAAGCAGGCAGAAGCAGCCGTGTCAAAAGTTTCGGTTGGCGGTGCAGGCGAACCTTTGGCTGTTGATTCCATAAATGCTGCTTCGGTTGCAAACTCTACTTCCGCTGAAACAAGTTCTTCGACAAGCTCTGATAATTTTATTTTCTTAAATAAAATAGCGATGACTAACGGAACCGTTTTATTCAAGGATCACACTGTTTCTCCTGCATTTGAGTTGGACATTGCCAAAATGACATCTGCTGTGCGCGGACTTGAACTTCCTAATGGTAAACGGACAGAACTGTCATTTAACGCAACTCTTGATCAGCAGGCGCCGCTAGTTGCAGAGGGGTATTTACAGCCCACAGAAGATGGGGCTGACACAGATTTGAAAGTTACGCTTATTAATCTGGATATGACTCAGCTTTCGCCCTATACGAGAAAATATATTGCTTATCCTGTAAGTACAGGGATGCTTAGTGCGGATGTGGGGATAAGTCTTAATGGAAAGGTTTTATCTACCAACAATGTTTTTGATATTTATCAGTTTGATGTGGGCAAGAAAGTAGATAGTCCTGATGCACCGAATATTCCTATCGGGCTAGGCCTCGCTTTGCTCAGAGACAGCAGCGGGAACATTCGTCTTGATATTCCAGTTGAAGGTAACGTGGATGATCCTCAGTTTAGGCTGGGCAGAGTCATCGGGAGTGCTATTCTCAATATTTTGGTAAAAGCGGTCACTTCACCCTTTGCGCTGATCGGCGCAATGATCGGCGGTGGTGAAGACATGGATGTTTTGGTGTTTGAACCGGGATTAGCTGTGCCGCAGGATTCATCTAAGTCCAAAATTGATTCGGTCGCAAAGGCTATGAAATCACGCCCTGGACTTAAGCTTGAGATCAGCGGGTTTACTTCTCCGCAGGACATTCCCGCTCTTGAGATTGCCATGTTCAAACGAATGGTTGCAAAGCCGAAGTTTCTTGAACTTGAATCAGACGGCAAAGCCCCTGCATCAATTGATGATGTGGTTATAAGCCAAGAAGAATACCCAGAATATCTTGAAGAGGCATACAGTGAAGCTCCATTTGAAAAGCCTAAAAACTTCTTAGGAATGGTT
- a CDS encoding DUF4390 domain-containing protein, whose translation MTAKNLTARNTFPALTLSINLLVILCTIFIISLFSPSCANAASLNLKNLVLDNQAGAIMARFGLELKDDTKTEAALENGIKLKLECKAALYLRRSMWPDSKIASKVYTDKLYYSSLSKEFILEKFGNSIALRDKKITMLLQNGWNSIVMDLGPWSSLKRGEQYILKLDVHLDQTDIPQWLKKTLFFWSWDIVPSATYKLDFTY comes from the coding sequence ATGACGGCTAAAAATTTGACCGCACGTAACACCTTTCCTGCACTCACTTTATCAATTAATTTATTGGTAATTCTCTGCACTATTTTTATAATTTCACTTTTCTCACCATCTTGTGCCAATGCAGCTTCGCTTAATTTAAAAAATTTGGTCCTAGACAACCAGGCCGGGGCGATAATGGCACGGTTCGGGCTGGAGCTTAAAGACGATACAAAAACAGAAGCAGCTCTTGAAAACGGAATTAAACTGAAACTTGAGTGCAAAGCGGCCTTATACCTTCGCAGATCCATGTGGCCTGACTCGAAAATTGCAAGTAAAGTTTACACGGATAAACTTTACTACAGCTCCCTTTCAAAAGAATTTATCCTTGAGAAGTTTGGAAATAGCATTGCCTTGAGAGATAAGAAAATCACTATGCTCCTCCAGAATGGATGGAATTCAATCGTAATGGATTTAGGCCCATGGAGCTCTCTCAAGCGAGGTGAACAGTACATACTCAAGCTGGATGTGCACCTTGACCAGACAGATATTCCTCAATGGCTTAAAAAGACGCTGTTTTTCTGGTCGTGGGATATAGTTCCTTCCGCAACATACAAGCTCGATTTTACTTACTAA